CGCCTCCCCGGCCACACTGGGAGGGATGCGTCTGCGAACAACGGCGGTCGCGGCCGCCACCACCCTGCTGAGTGTCGGCGTGGCCGCGGTGGCGGCCGGACGGTACGCCACCAGCGCTGCGCTGAAACCGGCCCCCGACCGTCCGCTGCCGAACGAGGCGCCGCTGACCGTCCACGCGACCGCGGCCGGCCAGATCACCCTGACCCGCTCGCTCGCCTCGCTGCGCCCCGGCACCTACGGCCTCACCGGCCGCTCCTGCCACGCCGTCGTCGGCCCCGTCATCGAGGACGCCCCGCACCCCGCAGACTGCGTCGTACGCCGTCTGGAGCGGGTCACCCACGGCGAACTCACCCCCGGCACCCGGGTGCGGCTGACCCCCCAGGTGCACATCGGCAACCCGCGGGACGCGCTCGGCATCGACCACGCCGACGTGGACGTGCCCGCCGAACTCGGGCCGCTGCCCGCCTGGTTCATCCCCGGCGAACGCTCCACCTGGGTGATCACCACCCATGGCCTCGGCACCACCCGTGAGCACCCTATGGTCGTCATGCCCTTCCTGCGGCAGCTGCGGGTGCCGGTGCTCGACCTCGCCTACCGCGGGGACCCCGGCGCCCCGCGCTCCGAGGACGGCATATCCCACCTCGGCGACACCGAATGGCGCGACCTGGACGCGGCCATCCGCTACGCGGTGGAGTACGGGGCGACCGGGGTCGTGCTGCACGGCTGGTCCACCGGCGCCTCGATGGCCCTCCACGCCGCCGCGAACTCCGCGCTGCGGCACCGCGTCATCGGCCTCGTCCTGGACTCCCCGGTGCTCGACTGGCAGGCCACCCTGCGCGCCCTCGCCGCGGCCCGCGGCATCCCCGCGCCGCTGCTCCCGCTCGCCCTGCGCGCCGCCGAGGGGCGCACCGGACTCCACGACAGCAGGCTCCCCGAGGTGGCCGACCCGGAGCGGCTGTCCGTGCCCACGCTCGTCGCCCACGGCCCCGACGACACCCTCGCGCCCTGGCACGTCTCGCGCGAACTCGTCGACCGACGGCGCGATCTGGTGACCCTTCACACGGTGCGGCAGGCCCCG
This genomic interval from Streptomyces asiaticus contains the following:
- a CDS encoding alpha/beta hydrolase, producing MRLRTTAVAAATTLLSVGVAAVAAGRYATSAALKPAPDRPLPNEAPLTVHATAAGQITLTRSLASLRPGTYGLTGRSCHAVVGPVIEDAPHPADCVVRRLERVTHGELTPGTRVRLTPQVHIGNPRDALGIDHADVDVPAELGPLPAWFIPGERSTWVITTHGLGTTREHPMVVMPFLRQLRVPVLDLAYRGDPGAPRSEDGISHLGDTEWRDLDAAIRYAVEYGATGVVLHGWSTGASMALHAAANSALRHRVIGLVLDSPVLDWQATLRALAAARGIPAPLLPLALRAAEGRTGLHDSRLPEVADPERLSVPTLVAHGPDDTLAPWHVSRELVDRRRDLVTLHTVRQAPHAAMWNADPKAYEEALRRFLIPLL